The following coding sequences lie in one Zingiber officinale cultivar Zhangliang chromosome 2B, Zo_v1.1, whole genome shotgun sequence genomic window:
- the LOC122047540 gene encoding serine/threonine protein phosphatase 2A 57 kDa regulatory subunit B' theta isoform-like, translating into MQKYIPSLGFWFRQLISRDLNFYISWFLSFSCMPQSMIKQILRRLTRRQSKSGDKRDLVSGASPPSSITSTSSLDGDLSSTRITILPPGQDSELIYLTQQAHAGVRNCGMTIMPYEALPSFKDVPSSDRQSLLIKKLNLCHVIFDFTDSTKNLKEKEIKRQTLQDLVDYVTSATEKFPENVMQEIIMMVYVNLFRTLISPSSECKVPQAVDLEDDEPVMDPAWLHLHLVYDFFLNFLQSPETDAKLAKRYIDHSFVLKLINLFDSEDFREREYLKMILHRIYGRFMVYRPFIRKAINNIFYQFIFETEKHNGIAELLEVLESIINGFALPLKEEHKLFLVRALIPLHKPKCMGIYHQQLSHCITQFIVKDCKLADNVIRGLLKFWPITNSSKEVVFLGELEEVLDATQPPEFQRCMVPLFHQIARCLNSPHFQVAERALFLWNNDHIENLIKQNVKVLLPIIFPALERNTRSHWNPAVQSLMTYARKVFADNDPDFFAECLKKFEEDDIRSKEIQSKREMTWRRLEEIAATKAASNEPVLIPHIVH; encoded by the exons ATGCAAAAATATATCCCTTCGTTAGGGTTTTGGTTCAGGCAGTTGATAAGCAGGGACTTGAATTTTTATATATCCTGGTTTTTGTCCTTTTCATGCATGCCTCAAAGCATGATTAAGCAAATTTTGCGTCGGCTCACTCGCCGGCAGTCCAAATCAGGTGATAAACGAGATTTGGTCAGCGGTGCTAGTCCACCATCGTCGATAACTTCGACCAGTTCACTAGATGGGGATTTGTCAAGCACCAGGATCACAATTCTCCCTCCTGGTCAGGATTCTGAGCTAATTTATCTAACTCAGCAGGCCCATGCTGGAGTACGAAATTGTGGTATGACCATCATGCCTTATGAAGCATTACCGAGCTTCAAAGATGTGCCGAGCTCTGATAGGCAGAGTTTACTCATCAAAAAACTGAATTTGTGTCATGTGATATTTGATTTCACGGACTCCACGAAGAACTTGAAagagaaggaaataaaaaggCAGACTTTACAAGATCTAGTTGATTATGTGACATCAGCCACTGAAAAGTTTCCAGAGAATGTTATGCAGGAGATCATCATGATGGTATATGTAAACTTGTTTAGGACCCTCATTTCCCCATCTAGCGAGTGCAAGGTTCCACAAGCTGTTGATTTGGAGGATGATGAACCTGTAATGGATCCTGCATGGCTACACCTCCATCTTGTTTATGACTTCTTTTTGAACTTCCTTCAATCACCTGAGACAGATGCTAAGCTGGCAAAAAGATATATTGACCACTCCTTTGTTCTTAAGCTGATCAACCTATTTGACTCTGAGGATTTTAGAGAGAGGGAGTATTTAAAGATGATTCTTCACCGTATCTATGGAAGATTTATGGTGTATCGTCCATTTATAAGAAAagctattaataatattttctatcAATTTATCTTTGAGACTGAAAAACATAATGGGATTGCAGAGCTGTTGGAGGTGCTGGAAAGTATTATCAATGGGTTTGCTTTGCCTCTAAAGGAAGAGCATAAATTGTTCCTTGTTCGGGCTTTGATCCCACTACATAAACCAAAATGCATGGGAATATACCATCAGCAATTATCACACTGCATAACACAATTTATAGTAAAAGATTGCAAGCTTGCAGATAATGTCATAAGGGGTTTGTTGAAATTTTGGCCCATCACCAACAGCTCAAAGGAAGTTGTGTTCTTAGGAGAGTTAGAAGAGGTATTGGATGCAACTCAACCTCCAGAGTTCCAGCGGTGTATGGTGCCACTATTCCATCAGATAGCCCGCTGCTTAAATAGTCCTCATTTTCAG GTGGCCGAGAGGGCGTTGTTCCTGTGGAACAACGATCACATCGAGAACCTGATCAAACAAAATGTCAAGGTACTACTGCCCATAATCTTTCCGGCACTTGaaagaaacacaagaagtcactGGAACCCAGCTGTACAGAGCTTGATGACATATGCCCGAAAGGTTTTTGCTGATAATGATCCTGACTTCTTCGCCGAGTGCTTGAAGAAGTTCGAGGAAGATGATATCAGAAGCAAGGAGATCCAGTCAAAGCGCGAAATGACATGGAGACGTTTGGAAGAAATTGCTGCTACAAAAGCTGCGAGTAATGAACCTGTGCTTATTCCCCACATAGTACATTGA
- the LOC122047539 gene encoding two-component response regulator ORR26-like has product MENPLPTSRAEAFPAGLRVLIVDDDPTWLKILEKMLKKCSYEVTTCSLATEALDMLRGKRDRFDIVISDVNMPDMDGFKLLEQVGLEMDLPVIMMSIDGETSRVMKGVQHGACDYLLKPVRMKELRNIWQHVYRKRMHELKDIETHNIHEDTNILRNGSEDPDDRQYVAGTEMSSVRKRKDLESKEFVDHEFNDPSTVKKARVVWSVDLHQKFVNAVNQIGFDKVGPKKILDLMNVPGLTRENVASHLQKYRLYLIRLQRQNEGRACSGNLSSDFMNGENRGNNGFNSSTNIQSESELTTYTSTTENFQTQGIVPSVHISEPKKIEPVQIIGSKKVPSNDVLCASKINNAPHLSVLLSFNDKMTDIKACEPATPKHKPLLSGTPMMQFMQYPKQESCNILSEYSCLTYVDQNLDPSFHQYSSTLPAFISATCTSEKDVKDLFEMKPVLTDYRNGHFTAIPVQVKRGAVNAQDIGAGCKVAGSPSIQDCYLNDKYSQGYFPLTYEFSLNGETEADSLPEDVHLCSLQKIGSIENLGFSSAEIYQYGDSTPTTDVESNWYDSSELNGEYSYDPVEYPLIDEYLFA; this is encoded by the exons ATGGAGAACCCATTGCCTACCTCCAGAGCTGAGGCCTTCCCCGCCGGCCTACGGGTGCTCATCGTCGACGATGATCCCACCTGGTTGAAGATCCTTGAGAAGATGCTCAAGAAGTGCTCCTATGAAG TAACTACATGCAGTTTAGCAACAGAAGCTCTGGACATGCTCCGTGGAAAGAGAGATCGATTTGATATTGTAATCAGCGATGTGAACATGCCGGACATGGATGGTTTCAAGCTTCTTGAGCAAGTTGGGCTTGAAATGGATCTACCTGTAATAA TGATGTCTATAGATGGGGAGACAAGTAGAGTAATGAAAGGTGTTCAACATGGTGCTTGCGATTACCTTCTTAAACCTGTGAGAATGAAGGAGCTAAGAAACATATGGCAACATGTTTACAGAAAGAGAATGCATGAGTTGAAAGATATAGAAACTCATAACATCCATGAGGATACCAACATTCTAAGAAATGGATCTGAAGATCCTGATGACAGACAATATGTAGCCGGAACTGAAATGAGCTCTGTGCGGAAACGGAAGGATTTAGAGAGTAAAGAATTCGTTGACCATGAATTCAATGATCCCTCTACAGTAAAGAAAGCAAGAGTAGTTTGGTCTGTTGATCTTCATCAGAAATTTGTAAATGCtgtgaatcaaattggatttgaCA AAGTTGGTCCCAAGAAAATACTCGATTTGATGAATGTACCTGGCCTCACAAGAGAAAATGTCGCGAGCCATCTGCAG AAATATCGACTTTATTTGATTAGACTACAAAGGCAGAATGAAGGGCGTGCGTGTAGTGGAAATCTGTCATCTGACTTTATGAACGGCGAAAATAGAGGAAACAATGGGTTCAATTCCTCAACAAACATTCAGTCAGAGAGTGAGCTAACCACATACACAAGCACGACTGAGAATTTTCAAACTCAAGGGATTGTTCCCAGTGTTCATATTAGTGAACCAAAGAAAATAGAGCCAGTTCAAATAATAGGAAGTAAGAAAGTACCATCAAATGATGTTTTATGTGCTTCGAAGATCAACAATGCCCCACACTTGAGTGTATTGCTTTCTTTCAATGACAAGATGACTGATATTAAGGCATGTGAGCCTGCAACACCAAAGCACAAGCCTTTGCTTAGTGGAACTCCAATGATGCAGTTCATGCAATACCCAAAACAAGAAAGTTGTAACATATTATCAGAGTACTCATGCTTGACTTATGTTGATCAAAACCTTGATCCTTCTTTTCATCAGTATTCATCCACTCTACCAGCATTCATCTCAGCTACTTGTACCAGTGAGAAGGACGTGAAAGATCTATTTGAAATGAAACCTGTCCTAACAGATTACAGAAATGGGCACTTCACTGCTATACCTGTTCAAGTAAAGCGTGGAGCAGTAAATGCCCAAGACATTGGAGCAGGTTGTAAAGTAGCAGGATCACCAAGCATACAAGATTGTTACCTTAATGACAAATACAGCCAAGGATATTTTCCTCTCACATATGAATTCAGTCTTAATGGCGAGACAGAAGCAGACTCTTTGCCTGAGGATGTGCATCTATGTTCACTTCAGAAGATTGGTAGCATTGAGAATTTGGGTTTCAGCAGTGCGGAGATCTACCAATATGGTGACTCAACACCTACTACTGATGTTGAAAGTAATTGGTATGATAGTTCGGAATTGAACGGTGAGTATTCATATGATCCAGTGGAGTACCCTCTAATTGACGAATACCTTTTTGCGTAG